Proteins encoded within one genomic window of Lactococcus garvieae:
- the ruvA gene encoding Holliday junction branch migration protein RuvA, whose amino-acid sequence MYEYFQGQLVKITPTYIVVDVAHVGYLINVANPYAWSNRMNQEIKIYVHQVIREDAHTLYGFTDQAEKALFLRLISVSGIGPKSALAIIAADDNAGLVNAIDSSDTKYLTKFPGVGKKTAMQMVLDLAGKFDATASAELVSVSADNKNQELMEAIEALQALGYKATELKKIQKKLEAEAGLTSEEYIKAALKLMMK is encoded by the coding sequence ATGTATGAATACTTTCAAGGCCAGTTGGTCAAGATTACCCCTACCTATATTGTGGTCGATGTTGCTCATGTGGGCTACTTGATCAATGTGGCAAATCCTTACGCGTGGTCAAATAGGATGAACCAAGAAATCAAAATATATGTACATCAGGTGATTCGTGAAGATGCTCATACTTTGTATGGCTTTACCGATCAGGCAGAAAAAGCCTTATTCTTACGCTTGATTAGTGTGTCAGGGATTGGTCCGAAGTCGGCTCTAGCCATTATCGCAGCAGACGACAATGCAGGTTTGGTCAATGCTATTGATAGTAGTGATACCAAGTATCTCACAAAATTTCCCGGTGTGGGTAAAAAAACAGCCATGCAAATGGTTCTTGATTTAGCTGGGAAGTTTGATGCGACAGCATCTGCCGAGCTGGTGAGTGTCTCAGCTGATAATAAAAACCAAGAACTTATGGAAGCTATCGAAGCCTTGCAAGCTCTGGGTTATAAAGCAACCGAACTTAAGAAAATTCAGAAAAAGCTAGAGGCTGAAGCAGGATTGACCAGTGAGGAGTATATCAAAGCTGCTCTCAAATTAATGATGAAATAA
- a CDS encoding low molecular weight protein-tyrosine-phosphatase encodes MEKIVFVCLGNICRSPMAEFVMKDLAEKMGQHYEIESRATSSWEHGNPIHPGTQKILSEHGIYFDPDKGSQKISSEDFRYFDQIIAMDESNVADLEKVAPENQKHKIKMLLNKPVPDPWYTGDFEETFALVKEGCLRILEK; translated from the coding sequence ATGGAAAAAATAGTATTTGTTTGTTTAGGAAACATTTGTCGCAGCCCCATGGCTGAATTTGTGATGAAAGACTTAGCGGAAAAAATGGGTCAACACTATGAAATAGAGAGTCGAGCCACATCAAGCTGGGAACATGGGAATCCCATTCACCCAGGAACACAGAAAATATTGAGTGAGCATGGCATTTATTTTGATCCAGACAAAGGCAGTCAAAAAATTTCATCGGAAGATTTTCGATATTTTGACCAAATTATCGCGATGGACGAGTCAAATGTAGCTGATTTGGAGAAAGTTGCGCCAGAAAACCAAAAACATAAAATAAAAATGCTTTTGAATAAACCAGTGCCAGACCCTTGGTATACAGGGGATTTTGAGGAAACTTTTGCGCTAGTAAAAGAGGGTTGTTTAAGGATTTTAGAAAAATAA
- the ruvB gene encoding Holliday junction branch migration DNA helicase RuvB: MNENLSATPLEDEATVEKSLRPQFFNQYIGQDKVKEQLEIFIKAAKLREEVLDHVLLFGPPGLGKTTMAFVISNELGVNIKQTSGPAIEKPGDLVAILNELEPGDVLFIDEIHRMPMQVEEILYSAMEDFYIDIMLGSGDGSRSVHLDLPPFTLVGATTRAGMLSNPLRARFGISAHMEYYTEQDLEEIVKRTADIFEVEIVEEGALEIALRSRGTPRIANRLLKRVRDFAQIMGDGRVGKEITDKALQILDVDNAGLDYIDQKILRTMIEMYNGGPVGLGTLAVNIAEDQETVEDMYEPYLIQKGFIMRTKQGRKATPKAYEHLGYPYQDN; the protein is encoded by the coding sequence ATGAACGAAAATTTATCTGCAACACCACTTGAAGATGAAGCAACTGTTGAAAAATCTTTACGTCCCCAATTTTTCAACCAATACATCGGTCAAGATAAGGTGAAAGAACAACTCGAAATATTTATCAAAGCAGCAAAGCTACGTGAGGAAGTCTTGGATCACGTACTTCTTTTTGGTCCTCCTGGACTGGGGAAAACAACCATGGCTTTCGTCATTTCAAATGAACTAGGCGTGAACATTAAGCAAACTTCAGGACCTGCGATCGAAAAGCCTGGTGATTTGGTTGCCATCTTAAATGAGCTGGAGCCTGGCGATGTTCTCTTTATTGATGAGATTCACCGTATGCCTATGCAAGTGGAGGAAATCCTCTATTCTGCGATGGAAGATTTCTATATTGACATTATGCTAGGATCGGGAGATGGGAGTCGCTCGGTTCATTTAGACTTGCCACCATTCACCTTGGTTGGGGCGACTACTCGTGCGGGGATGTTGTCTAATCCTTTGCGTGCGCGTTTTGGGATTTCGGCCCATATGGAATATTATACTGAGCAAGACTTGGAAGAGATTGTCAAGCGCACAGCAGACATATTTGAGGTTGAGATTGTGGAAGAAGGAGCATTGGAAATTGCTTTACGCAGTCGAGGGACTCCCCGTATTGCAAACCGTTTGCTGAAACGTGTACGCGATTTTGCCCAAATTATGGGCGATGGCCGTGTGGGTAAAGAAATCACAGACAAGGCTCTCCAAATTCTTGATGTAGATAATGCAGGTTTGGATTATATTGACCAAAAGATATTGCGTACGATGATTGAGATGTATAATGGCGGCCCTGTAGGCTTAGGTACTTTGGCCGTGAATATTGCTGAGGACCAAGAAACGGTGGAGGATATGTATGAGCCATACCTTATCCAAAAAGGCTTTATTATGCGGACCAAGCAGGGTCGTAAAGCTACCCCTAAAGCCTATGAACACTTGGGCTATCCTTATCAAGATAACTAA
- the glnA gene encoding type I glutamate--ammonia ligase — protein sequence MVITAANIRRDVKEKNIKFLRLMFTDILGTLKNVEVPATDEQLEKLFDNKMMFDGSSIEGFVRINESDMYLYPDWDTWIIFPWGDEYGKVAGVICDVYTAEGLPFPGDPRGVLKRNLKNMEKLGFKKFNLGPEPEFFLFKLDENQEPTLEVNDKGGYFDLAPTDLAGNTRREIVNVLTDLGFEVEASHHEVAVGQHEIDFKYTDALKACDNIQIFKLVVKTIARKHGLHATFMAKPKFGINGSGMHCNMSLFTEDGKNAFFEEAGDMGLSEAANYFIGGLLKHAYNYTAITNPTVNSYKRLVPGYEAPVYIAWAGRNRSPLIRVPASRGMSTRVELRSVDPSANPYLTMAVLLASGLDGIEHKIAAPEAVEANIYVMTESERKAHGITDLPSTLHNAVKALREDEVVTGALGEHVLVNFVEAKKIEWASYAQFVSQWEIDNYLELY from the coding sequence ATGGTAATCACAGCAGCAAACATTCGTCGCGACGTCAAAGAAAAAAATATCAAGTTTCTCCGCTTGATGTTTACCGACATTTTAGGAACTCTCAAAAATGTTGAAGTCCCAGCAACGGACGAACAGCTAGAAAAACTTTTTGACAACAAGATGATGTTTGATGGCAGTTCAATTGAAGGTTTTGTTCGTATCAACGAATCAGACATGTATCTCTATCCTGATTGGGACACATGGATTATTTTCCCTTGGGGCGATGAGTATGGTAAGGTTGCGGGCGTTATCTGTGATGTTTACACCGCAGAAGGTCTGCCTTTCCCAGGAGATCCACGTGGAGTATTGAAACGTAATCTTAAAAATATGGAAAAGCTAGGCTTCAAAAAATTTAACCTTGGTCCTGAACCTGAGTTTTTCCTTTTTAAACTTGATGAAAATCAAGAACCAACCTTGGAAGTAAATGACAAAGGGGGCTACTTCGATCTTGCTCCTACAGACTTAGCTGGAAATACGCGTCGTGAAATCGTTAATGTTCTCACTGATCTAGGTTTTGAGGTTGAAGCAAGTCACCACGAGGTAGCGGTTGGTCAGCACGAGATTGACTTTAAGTATACGGATGCTTTGAAGGCTTGTGATAATATCCAAATCTTTAAGCTTGTCGTAAAAACAATTGCGCGTAAACATGGTTTACATGCAACCTTTATGGCTAAACCTAAGTTTGGTATCAATGGCTCAGGTATGCACTGTAACATGTCACTTTTCACTGAAGATGGTAAAAATGCTTTCTTTGAAGAAGCAGGAGATATGGGCCTCTCTGAAGCTGCCAATTACTTTATCGGTGGTTTACTGAAACATGCTTATAACTACACAGCCATTACTAACCCAACAGTTAACAGCTACAAACGTTTGGTTCCAGGTTATGAAGCTCCTGTTTACATCGCTTGGGCTGGACGTAATCGTTCACCATTGATTCGCGTACCTGCATCACGTGGGATGTCTACACGTGTAGAGCTTCGCTCAGTGGATCCATCAGCAAATCCTTACTTGACAATGGCGGTTCTCCTTGCCTCAGGTCTGGATGGTATTGAACATAAGATTGCTGCACCAGAAGCTGTTGAAGCAAATATTTACGTCATGACTGAAAGTGAACGTAAGGCACATGGTATTACAGACTTGCCATCAACTTTACACAATGCTGTCAAGGCACTTCGTGAAGATGAGGTTGTTACTGGGGCCTTGGGCGAACATGTTTTGGTAAACTTTGTAGAAGCAAAGAAAATTGAATGGGCAAGCTATGCACAATTTGTCAGCCAATGGGAAATTGATAACTATTTAGAACTTTACTAA
- a CDS encoding MerR family transcriptional regulator, which yields MKERELRHSLAVLPIGTVMKLTGLSARQIRYYEEQGLLFPERNEGNRRMYSLNDVEIAFDIADLLSEGNNIADIKRIYAQRQKKAMKNLSISEVHLALEREFAQQGRFGHQTSTNFNQPRM from the coding sequence GTGAAAGAACGTGAATTGAGACACTCCCTAGCAGTACTACCAATCGGTACTGTTATGAAACTAACAGGATTGAGTGCAAGACAAATTCGCTATTATGAAGAACAAGGTCTGCTTTTTCCAGAACGTAATGAAGGAAATCGCCGGATGTATTCTCTTAACGATGTTGAAATTGCATTTGACATTGCGGACTTACTTTCTGAAGGAAATAATATCGCCGATATCAAGCGTATTTATGCCCAAAGACAGAAAAAAGCAATGAAAAATCTTTCTATCAGCGAGGTACACCTTGCTTTAGAACGTGAATTTGCTCAACAAGGGCGCTTTGGACATCAGACATCAACCAACTTTAATCAGCCGCGGATGTAA
- a CDS encoding chorismate mutase yields MTLENIRKEIDLIDEQIIELLETRMSLVEKVISAKEKENIRVLDPKREKYILEKIEKKIENPHYKSSIQSIYTEIMRCSRDYQEKNRFK; encoded by the coding sequence ATGACTTTAGAAAATATTCGTAAAGAAATTGATTTAATAGATGAACAAATTATTGAACTTTTAGAAACACGTATGTCCCTTGTTGAGAAAGTTATCAGCGCTAAGGAAAAAGAAAATATTCGTGTTTTGGATCCAAAAAGAGAAAAGTATATTCTAGAGAAAATCGAAAAAAAAATAGAAAATCCCCACTACAAATCTTCTATCCAATCTATTTATACCGAAATTATGAGATGCTCCAGAGATTACCAAGAAAAAAATCGCTTTAAATAG
- a CDS encoding GAF domain-containing protein has protein sequence MNTSEKIEGYELLNMQLKGLLSEQNYTLSNLSNASALLNDFLPDQVFVGFYLYNGEQLILGPFQGGVSCVEIKLGAGVCGESADKRQTLIVDNVKEHKNYISCDSRAMSEIVVPIVKDGELKGVLDLDASVTSFYDNIDQKYLEEFCQILSDMTDWKFF, from the coding sequence ATGAATACAAGCGAAAAAATCGAAGGATACGAACTCCTCAATATGCAACTGAAAGGTTTACTTTCAGAACAAAATTATACATTGTCTAATCTGTCCAATGCCTCAGCGCTTTTAAATGACTTTTTACCTGATCAAGTTTTTGTAGGTTTCTATCTTTATAATGGAGAGCAACTTATTCTTGGCCCTTTTCAAGGTGGGGTCTCCTGTGTAGAGATTAAGTTAGGGGCAGGTGTATGCGGAGAGTCTGCGGACAAGCGACAAACTTTAATCGTTGATAATGTCAAAGAGCATAAAAACTATATTTCATGTGACAGTCGTGCCATGTCTGAAATAGTCGTTCCCATCGTAAAAGATGGCGAACTTAAGGGCGTACTAGATTTAGATGCCTCAGTAACTTCTTTTTATGATAATATTGACCAAAAATATCTTGAAGAATTCTGTCAAATTTTGTCAGACATGACGGATTGGAAATTTTTTTGA
- a CDS encoding phosphotransferase: MMKETVNKFIAARTSKDEFVAVGFNALARPKEFAQDLGNFIYQLHKLDHTGAESIELTLPVIEAEFFTLLDQMKRIAPVEELRMYWNKASKNPWSKAPVTLHGNLNLETVWVAQDKFAGAVEVEEVRVGDPAIDLTIAWEIFDDKQRKIFFSAVEADKATVVRARVWAVYKAMKNYNSPDIDQSILARDVLFRINEELGLGTQPDLY, encoded by the coding sequence ATGATGAAAGAAACAGTAAATAAATTTATTGCAGCGAGAACTTCTAAAGATGAATTTGTAGCAGTAGGTTTTAATGCTTTAGCTCGTCCTAAAGAGTTTGCTCAGGACTTAGGCAACTTCATATACCAACTGCATAAGTTAGATCATACTGGCGCTGAAAGTATAGAGTTAACATTGCCAGTCATTGAAGCTGAGTTTTTTACACTGCTGGATCAGATGAAAAGAATTGCACCAGTGGAGGAACTCCGTATGTACTGGAACAAGGCCAGCAAAAATCCATGGTCTAAAGCTCCTGTTACTCTGCACGGAAACTTAAATTTGGAAACAGTCTGGGTAGCACAGGACAAGTTTGCGGGTGCGGTTGAAGTAGAAGAAGTACGCGTGGGGGATCCTGCAATTGATTTGACTATAGCTTGGGAAATTTTTGATGACAAACAACGAAAAATATTTTTCTCTGCTGTGGAAGCAGACAAAGCAACAGTAGTCCGTGCACGAGTTTGGGCTGTCTATAAGGCGATGAAAAACTATAATTCACCAGATATTGATCAGTCCATCCTTGCTCGTGATGTTCTTTTCCGTATCAATGAAGAACTCGGTCTTGGCACGCAGCCAGATCTTTATTAG
- the dnaX gene encoding DNA polymerase III subunit gamma/tau — MAYQALYRKYRSQRFDEMVGQEVVATTLKNAIVNGQISHAYLFSGPRGTGKTSAAKIFAKAINCPNQKDGEPCNNCDICQAITQGSLEDVIELDAASNNGVDEIREIRDKSTYAASRATYKVYIIDEVHMLSTGAFNALLKTLEEPTDNVVFVLATTELQKIPATIISRVQRFAFKAITTGDIRQHLAEVLADEKISFEEKALDVIAKSAEGGMRDALSLLDQALSFSDGKLEEKDALLVTGSIANEALVSYVSALAASDGTTALNALEKIFLEGKNMLRFTEDLLTYFRDLLLSEENKIPRDRLYQWINIAIESLKIIKETTQSKIAADVMTMRFVDASGHTAVATNELSGDVAQEIQALKAEVAELKTRLANASSTVSVSTVSQEVQVKRQTKTRTVTEKYTVNQDLVFKALKEATNEARQAVNGAWPEIVSSFTKPSERALINNTAPVAASSNFVVVTFPHGNLAKRVTENEDLQLTFGNLMSSILGFSPEIIALAEQDWQSVRQEYVMNLKKGDKKMEETADTEPDKEEELVSKAKEFFGEKVKVIND; from the coding sequence ATGGCTTATCAAGCTCTATATAGAAAATACCGTAGCCAAAGATTTGATGAAATGGTTGGTCAGGAAGTCGTTGCTACGACCTTAAAAAATGCCATTGTAAACGGTCAGATTTCGCATGCTTATCTCTTTAGCGGTCCTAGAGGGACAGGGAAAACTTCGGCAGCCAAAATATTTGCCAAGGCCATTAATTGTCCGAATCAAAAAGATGGTGAGCCATGCAATAACTGTGACATCTGCCAAGCAATCACCCAAGGAAGCCTAGAAGATGTGATTGAGCTGGATGCCGCATCAAATAATGGTGTAGATGAAATTCGTGAAATACGGGATAAATCCACTTATGCAGCGAGTCGAGCAACTTATAAAGTTTATATCATCGATGAAGTGCACATGCTGTCGACAGGAGCTTTTAATGCCTTGCTGAAGACTTTGGAAGAGCCGACTGACAATGTGGTATTTGTTCTGGCAACAACAGAACTTCAAAAAATACCAGCTACCATCATTAGCCGTGTTCAAAGATTTGCTTTCAAAGCAATCACGACAGGAGATATCCGCCAGCATCTGGCTGAAGTTTTAGCAGATGAAAAAATCAGCTTTGAAGAGAAAGCTCTAGATGTTATTGCGAAGTCAGCTGAAGGTGGGATGCGTGATGCACTGAGTTTGCTTGATCAGGCGCTCAGCTTTTCAGATGGTAAGCTGGAAGAAAAAGATGCTTTACTCGTCACAGGATCTATTGCAAATGAAGCTTTAGTTTCTTATGTTTCGGCACTTGCTGCATCAGATGGAACCACAGCCCTTAATGCTTTAGAAAAGATTTTTCTTGAAGGCAAGAACATGCTACGTTTCACTGAGGATCTCCTTACTTACTTCCGCGACTTGCTGCTCAGTGAAGAGAACAAAATCCCACGTGATCGCCTTTATCAGTGGATTAATATTGCGATTGAATCTTTGAAAATTATCAAAGAAACAACACAAAGCAAGATCGCTGCGGATGTGATGACGATGCGCTTCGTCGATGCAAGTGGACATACTGCTGTCGCCACAAACGAACTTTCAGGGGATGTAGCACAGGAGATTCAAGCCTTAAAAGCAGAGGTCGCTGAACTTAAAACGAGATTAGCAAATGCGAGTTCTACGGTCAGTGTTTCGACGGTGAGTCAAGAAGTCCAAGTGAAGAGACAGACGAAAACCCGAACGGTCACAGAAAAATATACTGTCAATCAAGACCTCGTCTTCAAAGCTTTGAAAGAAGCGACAAATGAAGCACGTCAAGCTGTAAATGGTGCTTGGCCAGAGATTGTTTCAAGTTTTACGAAGCCATCTGAACGAGCTTTGATCAATAATACCGCTCCAGTAGCAGCATCAAGTAACTTTGTAGTGGTTACCTTCCCGCATGGTAATTTAGCCAAGCGCGTGACCGAAAATGAAGACTTACAGCTCACCTTTGGAAATCTTATGTCCTCTATCTTAGGTTTTTCTCCAGAAATCATTGCTCTGGCAGAACAAGACTGGCAGTCTGTTCGACAAGAGTATGTCATGAACCTGAAAAAAGGCGATAAAAAGATGGAGGAAACGGCGGATACCGAGCCCGATAAAGAAGAAGAGCTCGTGAGTAAAGCGAAAGAATTTTTTGGAGAAAAAGTCAAAGTCATAAATGACTAA
- a CDS encoding glycosyltransferase — MTTLYMVVPCYNEELVLDETSRRLEEKYADLKKAGKIDGKSRVVYVNDGSRDRTWEKIQEKHAENPMFSGINLSRNRGHQNALLAGLMQVKDLADAVISMDADLQDDINAIDAMLEEYEKGYEVVYGVRDNRDTDTAFKRSTAMAFYGLMKKLGSESVPNSADFRLMSSRALNGLAEYEEVNLFLRGMVPLVGYKSTNVYYKRGERFAGESKYPLKKMISFAIDGITSTSATPMRFIFWTGLTMFVLAVIAGIYVVVRHFIGGFPTTGWASIMVAIIGLGGIQLLALGIIGEYIGKIFLEVKARPRFIIQDFINKEGDEN, encoded by the coding sequence ATGACAACTTTGTATATGGTAGTCCCTTGTTATAACGAGGAATTGGTGCTTGATGAAACATCTCGTCGCCTTGAAGAAAAATACGCAGACTTAAAAAAAGCTGGAAAAATTGATGGAAAAAGTCGTGTTGTGTATGTAAATGATGGCTCCCGTGATAGAACTTGGGAAAAAATCCAAGAAAAGCATGCGGAAAACCCAATGTTCAGTGGGATTAATCTTTCACGTAACAGAGGGCATCAAAATGCACTTTTGGCTGGTTTGATGCAGGTTAAAGACTTAGCAGACGCGGTAATTTCGATGGATGCAGACCTGCAAGATGACATTAATGCTATTGACGCGATGCTTGAAGAATATGAAAAAGGATATGAAGTAGTCTATGGTGTGCGGGATAACCGTGATACAGACACCGCCTTTAAACGTAGCACAGCTATGGCCTTTTATGGCTTGATGAAAAAGCTCGGGAGCGAATCAGTCCCCAACTCTGCGGATTTCCGCTTGATGAGTAGCCGTGCCTTGAACGGTTTGGCTGAATACGAAGAAGTCAACTTATTCTTACGTGGAATGGTCCCTCTTGTAGGTTATAAATCAACAAACGTTTACTACAAACGTGGGGAACGTTTTGCGGGCGAAAGCAAATACCCTCTGAAAAAGATGATAAGCTTTGCGATTGATGGCATCACTTCAACTTCAGCCACTCCTATGCGTTTTATCTTTTGGACGGGATTGACGATGTTTGTTTTAGCCGTTATCGCAGGGATTTATGTTGTCGTCCGTCACTTTATTGGCGGTTTTCCAACCACAGGTTGGGCTTCAATCATGGTTGCCATTATTGGTTTAGGCGGCATTCAGCTACTTGCTCTCGGAATTATTGGCGAATATATCGGTAAAATCTTCCTTGAAGTTAAAGCGCGCCCACGCTTTATTATTCAGGACTTTATCAATAAAGAGGGTGATGAAAACTAA
- a CDS encoding DUF6273 domain-containing protein, whose protein sequence is MTPEKKKNRRLRNYVLLSLLLLLIGGTYAFTAFNQRAINDRENQIEINVGGRVHDYYNRDTENKDVFVENYGERPIMARIRLTEFLETRQTGQDSWTQLVAGTERNNLDSWTTWMPNATNINDRLNTDPSNAFDRYARLTFGWSREGRDAPWYMPTFNHDNMDQMTAAAGHARDYIAGGGATDGTTDGATHPGDGTDDYWSETDSFDNTAGTWPGETITNDAAQNLHQQRAPMTIEQWAQLQPYQQIGDFWVVDHQTGWAYWASLLEPGEATSYLLDAAEMTAAIEDTVFNGSYYYGIHVESGLVSPDNSDDFLPDGHDRLADFLTGIRNNAMDGEGSNPRADIDSPPSAFNFGAMLPGRVFTMSGQQYRYLEDMGNGNHMIIRNNAIRNVSWNDQEAELTSWYSILDSAVQDIVQPISNNFTTGEVAHASVNFTGGPSWLPTNLTGPVADDVTQVVPAGTARAFALSLADVTRLSGEGLAFPYHAQRASAASSWWWLRTPVPNMQAWLVGTNGHLIGGHARTNSYDNGGVRPALIINQPTS, encoded by the coding sequence ATGACACCAGAAAAGAAAAAGAACCGGAGATTACGCAATTATGTCCTTCTCTCCCTCCTCTTGCTCCTCATCGGAGGCACCTATGCCTTTACCGCCTTTAACCAGCGGGCCATCAATGACCGAGAAAACCAAATCGAGATTAACGTGGGTGGCCGTGTTCACGACTACTATAACCGCGACACCGAAAACAAAGATGTCTTTGTCGAAAACTACGGCGAACGTCCCATCATGGCCCGTATCCGTTTGACGGAGTTTTTAGAAACCCGACAAACAGGTCAAGACAGCTGGACTCAGCTTGTAGCGGGAACAGAGCGTAACAACTTGGACTCTTGGACCACATGGATGCCCAATGCCACCAATATCAATGACCGACTCAACACCGACCCGTCCAATGCTTTTGACCGCTACGCCCGCCTGACTTTTGGCTGGAGCCGTGAAGGACGAGATGCGCCATGGTACATGCCAACCTTCAACCATGACAACATGGACCAGATGACAGCCGCCGCAGGTCATGCCCGGGACTACATCGCAGGAGGCGGTGCAACAGACGGCACGACCGATGGTGCCACGCACCCCGGAGATGGGACCGACGATTACTGGTCAGAAACAGACAGCTTTGATAATACCGCAGGCACGTGGCCGGGCGAAACGATTACCAATGATGCGGCTCAAAACCTCCACCAACAACGTGCCCCAATGACCATCGAACAGTGGGCGCAACTCCAACCTTACCAACAGATTGGTGACTTCTGGGTCGTGGACCACCAAACAGGCTGGGCTTACTGGGCCTCGCTCCTAGAACCGGGCGAAGCGACTTCTTACCTGCTGGATGCGGCAGAGATGACGGCGGCTATCGAAGACACGGTCTTTAATGGCTCTTACTATTATGGTATCCATGTGGAGAGCGGACTGGTCAGTCCCGACAATAGTGACGACTTCCTCCCTGACGGACATGACCGCTTAGCCGACTTCCTCACAGGTATCCGTAACAATGCCATGGATGGAGAAGGCTCGAACCCTCGTGCAGATATTGACTCTCCACCTTCTGCTTTTAACTTTGGGGCTATGCTTCCGGGACGTGTATTTACTATGTCTGGTCAACAATACCGCTATCTAGAAGATATGGGCAATGGTAATCATATGATTATCCGTAATAATGCCATCCGTAATGTGTCGTGGAACGACCAAGAAGCGGAACTTACTTCTTGGTATAGCATTCTTGACAGTGCTGTCCAAGACATAGTTCAACCTATCTCTAATAACTTTACGACGGGAGAAGTTGCGCATGCCTCGGTTAACTTTACAGGAGGACCCAGCTGGCTTCCTACTAACTTAACAGGACCAGTTGCGGACGATGTTACTCAAGTTGTCCCTGCAGGAACAGCACGCGCCTTTGCCCTTTCTCTGGCGGATGTGACCCGTTTATCTGGGGAAGGTTTAGCTTTTCCGTATCATGCGCAACGGGCTTCCGCTGCTTCAAGTTGGTGGTGGCTTCGTACTCCTGTTCCTAACATGCAAGCTTGGCTTGTGGGTACCAACGGTCACTTGATTGGCGGCCATGCTCGTACGAATAGCTACGATAATGGCGGAGTCCGTCCAGCCCTCATCATCAACCAACCTACAAGCTAA